GAATACCTGAATTTTTTACCctctttttttctctatttttttattatgaacaaGATATGTATCAGATTATATAATGGAATTAAGACTCCATTAAGCTTGTAACTTCTTTGGTTACTTTGGACTACTAAAACCTACTATTCTATTTTGTTAAAACACAACTAAGCTTTGCCCACTAGAAGAGGTCAGCTATATTTATCAAATGATGCCACAATACCCTATCATGTACCGTATTACATGATTAAATCCTAGATGTGTTTTGATAATTTTCCTTATGATTTTCGTAGATCTATCTCCCACTAGCTATTGGATTACGCTTCTATCTAAGCCGCTTTCCTTAATGAGGCTTCTATAAACCTTTTCTAGAGATGTCCGAATCATCTAGTGAGAGACTACTATCTTTTTCATGAAAGGAATGCATTCATAGCATCCTGTCTTGTTATGTGTGTCCCCTTGTCTGACACAATATCCTCATTTCTGCAATATTTAGCATAGCAGAAGAAGCTAGCATTCATGTAATGCAATCAACTTAGCAGGCTACCAATGCAGCCATGATACTTTCTCAATCCATAAATAATACCAATATTGATATAGTGTTAAGTATCTAAGGAAAATGAAAAACCACACTCAAAAGCTAGTTAAGGGAGAGCCACTCTCCTTAAATACAACATCCACCCCATAATACCGAAGTTCCTAAAAATACACCTAGTTAAGGGAGAGCCACTCTCCTTAAATACAACATCCACCCCATAATACCGAAGTTCCTAAAAATACACCGCCCTTGGAGAGCCGACATCCTCAGCGGCTTCATGCTATTGGCTATCAACATCGATACCATTGTTAAGTATCTAAGGAAAGTAGAAAACCACACCTTAAAAGCTAGTTGTCAAGAGGAAGGACCACTCTCCTTAAATACAAACTCAAGCATCTCATGCTATCCGATGTGGGACTATGGGCACCCCATAATACCCAAGTTCCTAACACATGGTGTATGATGAAAATGGCAACAGAACCACAACACACTAAAAGGAAACAAGTTTTCAGGGATTTATCTATTCTTGGAGTGTTTGCTTGTGGTAAGGGCATCAAAGAGAAAAAATGTGCATAATACCTGATATTATCAGAATATAAGCAAGAATCATACTTAGCTGCATATACTTTAGCTACCAAACAAACATCATGATAAATCTAAAATAAAGTTCAAGCACTCAACACGATTTCTAATCAGGAAAACTCGGGTTAACCACAGTACCTACCATAGAACAAAAGTTGTTCGACTTGCAACACTAAAAAACCTTTGACATTGAAGCATGCCATTTTTATGCAAGTATCCTGCAGACATAATAGAGCAGAAGCAGAGGCAATTAAAACAACAAAAGGAGAATAATATATATACCTGACAACATTTCTATCCACACTGCTAAGTGTTCATAACATTTGAGCAAGGTATTTGAGAGTCATCAAGGAGTTTGGAAATAAAcaatgaaagaataatgaaaggaaGTGATATGTCTGCAAGTGTGTCTTCTGTTTGAGGTAGAAATTCCTTAAGATAACAAGATTACTACAGAACATCTTTAGATTACATTGTGAAATCAATTAGTCGTCTAATTGAGAAAACAATGAGCAACAGTTTCTTTATTCCATTATATTTACAGATGTGTTTACTGTTTACTTGTTTAAATTGGGCTATTACCATAGTGAACTTAAGCATGTACTACTACTAGTACAGTACCACATGATTAAATGTGTTTTAAGACATTTATATCACAATTATTACACACCACTTCAATATCACACTATAATTTATAATCCCTCCTCTTATAATCCCTCTCTTCTCCTCCCCTGATCCTAAACCATCATATTTTATATTGAAACCCAATCATACATTTTCGCTTCTAGTATTATGTCATTGTATTTTAGCTCTCATGTTTGGTTGAAAAtattataagaaaataaataacattgtaaaagaaaatggaaactgGCATTGTGCTTTTTGTGGAGCAAGGGGTGGCTGATCTTTGAGTTATCAAGCAACCTAGGGTCATTGTCAATGACAAATGATAACCAGAATGGTAGGGTAGGGATTTCACTACCAGAATAGTCATCAGCACAAAGGCAGAATAATGGTAGTAAGAGATAGTAATGCCAGATGATTGCCAGAGGAATGAGACGTTACCACTGGAATTACTGATCGTATGAAGATATGTTACCAGCAGTATGATTGTACAATGCATAATTACTTATTGGGGGTGAGAGATCTAGCTTTATCATTTGCACTCTCATCATttgaaaataatacaatatacatAAGAGTTTCATCAAAGATGAAATCCTAAAAGAGCATACTAGAAAATTGGAAAGCATTTGCTGGAATTCTGGAAAGAGAATCATGGAAAAGCAATAGCACAAAGATGCAATGAAGAATTATTATGGAGTTAAAGACACaatcataataatttattgatgATGGGTTCTTTTGGAGTTTGGTAGCAGGTGTTAACTGGACAAATACTCAAAGGTATTAACCTCATTGTAAGCCTTCTAGTACCAAGAAATTATATTTCAAGGAAATAAACTGATGGGCATTCGCCTATTACAAATGTTAAAATTAGTAGAGATAGGAAAGAATAGGAGATAAGCAGGACCGTAAAATGGGAATAACATTGAAGCATGTGTGCAGTTTTGGGGTGGCTTCCATATGTTGGTAGTTCTCATAGTAATGAATAAAATGCATGTGGGTGTTGTTATTTAAAGTGAGGAGTTGAATATCTTGTAATGAAGGAAGTTTGGGAGGGAGCAGGTCTCAATAAGAGCTTATTGTAGTATGGTGTTTCTACTTTTTCTTCAAATAACAAAAATCATCCTCCTCAGAACTAGAATCTATCATAAAGAAAGGAAACAAGTTGAGACCTTATTCCCTTAAATAACATGACTAAACTAGGAACATAAACTTTATCGAAATATTTGCCACAATGAACCAAAGACACTAACAAAAATTAGTATGGATCCACATACAAAAGTTTTAAGCAAAAGGAACCAGAAGTTAGTAACTTACCCTAAAACATATGAGCACCACCTTCATTGTAAATGCATGCTAGCTAGGAAATCTGACAGCCTGATATCATCATGTATTTAGTTAGTAAATGAACAAAAACATAACAGAAAGGAATCTAAAGTCAGAAAGAAGAAGGCCATAAACTATAGAACAATAAAGGAGCACAAAAGCAACCTGATATCTTTGGCAATCACTGTATCGCCATCTGCAGCTCCAAGATGTCGCAGAACTGCCTCCTCAAGACGGCCATCTCTATATGCATGCTGTAATTGAGACATAAAACGCAATTAGGCTGCTGCCAATTTTTAAAAGATGCCTTATACTCACCAATCAAGCATCAATTTTAACATGGTTGTAAAAGCAGTACCTTTTCAACTATTTTGAGTTCAAAAAATTTGCATTCATGTACCAATTTCATGTAATAACGTCCAAAGATCAAATAATGTTTCAAATATACTGTAGACTGAAATGagagttctttttgtttttgagaAACTAAAACGAGTCTAGTTTACTCAAAATAAGAGTGTATTTATATTCATGTATCACCTTGTAGAAACAACTGGTTCCGAAAGGACAGTTCCCATCGCCAAAGTCAAAATGTTTGCAATCTATGGACCTGCAAATCACAACCAAAAACATAGAAATATTAGAAAAGCTATGGTTGTCCACTCAGcttacttttgtttttcttttttttttttatttcttgataGTGAAGATATAGAGGTAAGTACTATGGCCATCTTCAGCAGGTTCTATGCATGAATTCCAAGTCATGATTATCTCATGTTACAATTGAAATAGAAAAGCAAAACAAGATATTAGAAACTTTGGCAAGTGATTAGGAAATTACTTGAGCTTTGCCTTGTAGCTGTCAACGATTTCCATTTTTTCTTCATGTGTAGAATACCAAATGACACTTGGAATGACAAAGTAAGATAGCTTGCGACAGATAGGACATGCCCTCAATGTACTATTGACATCCATCCCCAATGTTGGGTTGCTACTACGCCAATTTCTAATACATGATATGCAGAACGGATGGTCACATTCAGATAACAGCCCAAACTTTCGTTCTGCTGCAGTAGGCTTTGAAAGAACACGCTCAAGGCACACACTGCATTCAATTTCTTGACTACGTTTCAATGCCTCAAGATGCTTTTGCTTATTTTCACAACTCTTCATATGTTCTGCTCTTTCCTCAGGTCGAAAAGGATGCAAGCAGTGTTTTCCACAAGTACTACACAAATCTCCATGGATATGAGGACAAGTTTCCCCTCGTGGACAATTGCCAGCCGCAGCAAATGAACAGATTGGAATCTCAGCAGGTGAAGTAATTCTAGATTGACTAACATCATCGTCCCCTACAAATTCATGATACTGCTGCTGTTCTTGATTCCAAGCAGGTATGCTGGGAATAAAGGAAGGACTTCTGGAAGGAGAAAACTCAGGAGCTGCAGCAATACCATTTGATGTAATTCCAGTATTACCAAATACAACATCATCTGAAACCAGGGGCCGTTGTTCAGTTATTGAGGAAGAAGCCGTCGAGGATTGTGGTCGAGAAACTTTGACATGATCATATCTGCAACGACTACCATAAGCACAGACTCCTTTCTGATAAAATGTGCATATCTGTCACAATAAGAAAACAAGCACAAATGATCagacaaaaataaatcaacaacCATGAACTGGAGGATCATTGTATCACAAAAGGAGAGCTTGTATCACCAAATTCGGAGGATCATTCCAGTCATGAGAATATTCACAATGCTCCCCTTTCAGACATGCTCCATGAGCAAAGAATTTACAAAGAACCCTAGAGGATTTCAAAAGATAGGAAGTTACACAAATTATAAGAGTCACCAAGTTGCATAGGCATAAAAAAGACATAACaaattaacaagaaacaaagcCCGTAAATACCAAGGTAACGAAAATCATCATGATCACTAATCACACCTTGATTGAAACAAACACAAAGCTAAACTAACACCTCCGAACAAATTTACTTTTATTGATTCTCTACTGAATGACAGGCTAAAAACATCATAACCTGTTTAGTCCCCACTTAATGAATTGAATCCAACaaaagtcaaaataaaaaaaaaactccatgATTGTACCTTGTACTCTTATTTCCTTAATTCTGATGATTGGGATAAGAGGGAGAGACAGAAAATGGTACAAAATTTTCTGTCTCCGGTAcagaaaattttttatatttttgtcgcAACAACCAAAAGAGTTTATGTATCTATTATGAACTGACCCCATATAAACAAAACTTTTACCCATCAAGAAAAATAGATTATAACAACAATCATTCAATCAATAACAATAACCAAAGCAAAACAATCGAATCAACAAACTTCAGATGAAAATTCATAATCAATTGACCATATAGAGACAGTGATAATCGATATCCCACCTCCTAGACATGGCGgagacagaaaaataaaaaaataaatatatgctTGAAAATTGAGCGAGACGAAACGTTGAGGAACAAAACCCTAAACCTCGAAGGTGATTACTACGGATTGAGAAAAGAGGTGGACAGAAGAATAAGGGGCGGGGcaaaaagtaaggagggaaagCACGTGGGGTTTTGCAGCCACTCAAAAAATGAATTAATCGATTAATTAAAGGGGTGGTGTTGTGTTGGATGGGTGGTGGGAACAATAAAGATATAGGAATAGAAATATGAGCAGAGATTGGAGGCTTGAAGCTAGGATTTGGATGGATGGTAAATACTGCATAGATAGAAAGAGAGACTATGTTTTGTTTTAGCTTCGAAATGGTACCAGCAACCTACCAAGGTcatgttctttctttatttcctaTCTTGTCTTTGTAAGTATGTCAGTTTGATTTGTCATATGATCACGTGGCCTTACGTGGTAGGTTGCTCCAAGTAATCATGTTCAAGGATTTCAGGTGTAAGTACCTTTTGATTGATGGTGAATGCTAGGTGCTTAAAAGATGTTGCCTATTTactaaaaaaggttaaaaaataatatttaatttaaaaaatataacaataaataatttttaaaaaatcaaaacttactaCAAAAGATAAGTTAGGCAAAATTTAGACACCAATTCATAGGCACCATAGAATTGGCCTTGATTAAAAATGACAAAAACATTTTTTGTTTTGGGAAATAAACTAGTTTATCGCACAAAAAAGTGGTtaatattgtaaaataaataaataaataagagaaaataattataaaataaagaggtataaataaaaaattttagtgttaATATCTACTAATGttattatctcaatataatatagatgatatatatatatatatatggaacaaCATAGAGAGAGAGGAgtgttttgttgttgttgctgtatgTTATTAACTGAGGTTTAACCTCTTATTTATATACGTACAAAATGttacattttcaaattttattaaattcattCTATCTTGAGAATACGGAATTACCCATCATAAATGAACATTCACATAACTATTCTTATCACAATACTCTTTTTGGATGTCTATTTAGAATTATATCTcattaaaatcttactaaagaaaaattgaatgaaaaaaaatttagtgaaagaaaaagagtacaatatcctttgtgacaAGACTTGCTGTCTTTTGGAAGTTCTATTTTCGTTTGATtactattttgaaaaaaaaggtcCCTTTGTTTTGACTTTCTGTGAACTTTAAGAAGTGGTTGGTTTACTTTGATTTTTGTGTTGCCCCTGAAGGTGTCGCTGTAATGTTGTAATGTTTGCATGAGAGGGCACCTTTTGGTTTGAACATGTTTcttttttaaaaagggttgtcttTGATTTTTTTGGGGTTTTGCCCGACCTTTTTGATCCTGCTCGGGTTGTTTGTAGTAACGATCTCTTTTACTGTTGTATTTGTAGGTGTAGCTTTATGTCTCGTAAGGTTCTAACGAAAATGTCCATTAAGGTTCCTCCTGGCCTCCGTAACTGAGTAGATACTGTAGTTCTTTCTTGTGTAACCGTAGTGGATAGGGAGTTCTGTGACGAGTTCTGTAAGCATCATAGAATATGTGTTAATAGGGAGGATGAGAAGAATTACGAGCTAGTCATTCCTGACTCTGAAGAAAGGGTTTGCTTCCCTCCTTTGGATAGCTTGGAGCgcccttttttctatgcttatgattgttttttcgtCAGACTGGGTATCACTCTTCTTTGTACCGATTTTGAGATGGAGATCCTCTGGTCTTATAACGTAACCCCTtcccaacttcaccctaattcttgGGCATTTTTGAAGATTTTTCAACTCCTTTGTCGGGAGTTGGATGTCCAACCTTCTGTTagtcttttcttttatttgttcgtCTTGACCAAGCCTGGGTCACAGAAGGGGAAGGCTTCTTGGGTCTCCTTCTGTGCTGTTCATGGTAAGAaggtcttttctttttttgatggGTCCTTTCATGACTTTAAGAACTATTACTTTAAAGTTCGGGTAGTGGAGGATGTCCAACCTTTTTTCTTAGATGAGAGCGATGAacctttcttttcccttttttggCAAGAGAACCTTGTAGTGACAAAATACACTATAGATAGCTTAGATGAGGTCGAACAAGTTTTTGTTGGTGTTTTGGAAGAGTGCTGGGATCGAGCTCCTCATTTAGACACGAAGAGATTCTTAGGGGACCCCAGTCTTTTCCGGTCCGAGTTAGGTAGTTTCTGACCTCTGGCTTTTCTGATTATGTTGATGTTATATGTTTGTGATCATAACTCATGTCTTTGTGCCCTTTTTCTCTTTTCAGACATGGCTTCGAAATCTTCCTCTATGAAATTGTTGCGTAACACAAAAAGAGTCGATTGCCGCCCGCAATCTTCAGAGCCAAGAGACTAGGGACTCCTCTTCCCGACCTCCTCCTAAGAAATCGAGTTCTGGTTCGGCCTTTCAGAGGAAAGTCATTCTGACTCCCCATGTTCGTTTAGTCTCTCCTGATCCGCCGTTAGAGAGTTCGAGCATGCCATCGTCCCCGTCTCCATTCGAGCCAACCCCTAAGAGGCAGAAGACCACTGGGGAGTTGGGTATTAATCACAAGAACTTCGACGGCTTTGCTTGGAGCGAGAAGCACATCCTATCTAGCAGTCAGATATCAATGGATGATGTGTCTATTCTGAACCACCTCCTGCATATGACACGTAACTGCATTCGTATGGTAGGGGTGAATACTGCTTTGGCAAAAGAGTTGAAAAGGTCTCTTCTTCACGCTTCTCAGGCCTTTTTTAGCTCTGCCCGAGCTAATGTGGAGAGGTTGAATGGGTTGAAGGCCGAGTTGGAGGAAAAAAATGCTAAGTTGGAGTCGGACTTGGAGATGGCTCGTTCTCAAGCGGCCAAGGTGGATGCGTGTAAGAACCGgcataaccattttaataaaataataatttttaagtgtccagcgtagattcaaaatttaaaagttttaatttgaattttaaaggtgaaatttgatttcaatgaatttttctgagttggaaaatgtatcttttgcgaaaattttttgtaaaaattcgTACCAGAGCCTAAGCCGGCAGTACTGCCTCTAGTCTGTTTGGTATTGCATATTTTagtaaaataagattttgaaaatttaatttattactttgaaaggacaaaaataatttagaatcgaaaaccggatacaaatcttaaaggttttgattCAAAGTGGACCAAATGGACCTAACACGCTAACTGGTTAGATCAGACCCAAGTttggcccaagacccaacatatacaAGTAAGTTAATGAGCAACTCAGCTCATTTTCACCCTCCACAAAGAGAGCCACGCGGGATTAAGGTCACTATTCATCATCACCTTCCGagagccataacttgagttacaaagctccgattgacgagccgtttgcagccacgcgaaaCTCTTGTCGAGCTCTTCGTTTCTAGCTAGATAATTTTGGTAAGAAATCAAAACTCAAACTCCAATTTCCTGCCCTAGATTTTGTGCGTTT
This region of Arachis hypogaea cultivar Tifrunner chromosome 8, arahy.Tifrunner.gnm2.J5K5, whole genome shotgun sequence genomic DNA includes:
- the LOC112707467 gene encoding putative RING-type E3 ubiquitin transferase C3H69, yielding MSRRVLCKFFAHGACLKGEHCEYSHDWNDPPNLICTFYQKGVCAYGSRCRYDHVKVSRPQSSTASSSITEQRPLVSDDVVFGNTGITSNGIAAAPEFSPSRSPSFIPSIPAWNQEQQQYHEFVGDDDVSQSRITSPAEIPICSFAAAGNCPRGETCPHIHGDLCSTCGKHCLHPFRPEERAEHMKSCENKQKHLEALKRSQEIECSVCLERVLSKPTAAERKFGLLSECDHPFCISCIRNWRSSNPTLGMDVNSTLRACPICRKLSYFVIPSVIWYSTHEEKMEIVDSYKAKLKSIDCKHFDFGDGNCPFGTSCFYKHAYRDGRLEEAVLRHLGAADGDTVIAKDIRLSDFLASMHLQ